The following are encoded in a window of Phaseolus vulgaris cultivar G19833 chromosome 3, P. vulgaris v2.0, whole genome shotgun sequence genomic DNA:
- the LOC137806721 gene encoding probable F-box protein At4g22030, with the protein MASLRTTPILSLSSSSVRKVNASIPSPLTYSVPKLPSRTLKIHQLHGSKDTIPLEKNLITTQIYEDLYSPTNKSNNLTVQLYAILEEVADRIQMHTNIGEQRNNWNTLLLNSVNMITLTATAMAGVAAATSGDTETPLLALKLSSTLLFSAATGMSLIMNKIQPSQLAEEQRNATRLFKQLHTQIQTIIALGNPTEKDVKSSMEKVLAIDRAYPLPLLGAMLDKFPAKYEPAVWWPSSQSHRRSKTQESKRTNNGWSEDLEKELREVIEVIKKKDCEDYERLGNIALKVSKSFAIAGPLLSGIAAVGSSFVGNGSLAALVPLMAGSLASAVNAFEHGGQVGMVFEMYRNCGGFFTLLEETIRDTLEEKDIEKRENGEVFEMKVAMKLGRSVSELRRLASKSASCGMEGMVVDEFASKLF; encoded by the coding sequence ATGGCTTCTTTACGAACCACACCTATACTCTCTTTATCCTCTTCTTCGGTAAGAAAAGTCAACGCTTCTATCCCTTCACCACTCACTTATTCCGTTCCAAAACTGCCATCAAGAACACTCAAGATTCATCAACTTCATGGATCCAAAGACACTATTCCATTGGAGAAGAATCTGATTACCACACAGATATATGAAGATTTATACAGTCCCACCAACAAATCTAATAACCTCACAGTTCAACTCTACGCAATTCTAGAGGAAGTCGCTGACAGAATTCAAATGCACACAAACATTGGCGAACAAAGAAACAACTGGAACACTCTTCTTCTTAACTCCGTCAACATGATCACTCTCACTGCCACAGCCATGGCTGGTGTTGCTGCAGCCACCAGTGGTGACactgagacacctcttttggcCTTGAAACTATCATCCACTCTCTTGTTTTCTGCGGCCACTGGAATGTCACTCATCATGAACAAAATTCAGCCCTCACAACTCGCCGAGGAGCAACGCAATGCTACAAGGCTTTTCAAACAGCTTCATACCCAAATCCAAACCATAATCGCTCTTGGAAATCCCACAGAGAAAGATGTGAAGAGTTCAATGGAGAAGGTGCTGGCAATCGACAGAGCTTACCCACTTCCCTTGTTGGGAGCCATGCTTGACAAGTTTCCCGCAAAATATGAACCTGCAGTCTGGTGGCCTTCGTCTCAGTCCCATAGAAGAAGCAAAACACAAGAGAGCAAAAGGACTAACAATGGATGGAGTGAAGACCTTGAAAAGGAATTGAGAGAAGTGATTGAAGTGATAAAGAAGAAAGACTGTGAGGACTACGAGAGGCTTGGAAACATAGCGTTGAAGGTGAGCAAGAGTTTTGCAATTGCGGGGCCTTTACTGAGTGGGATTGCAGCAGTGGGGTCTTCGTTTGTGGGGAATGGATCATTGGCGGCATTAGTGCCTCTCATGGCTGGCTCATTGGCTTCAGCAGTTAATGCATTTGAGCATGGTGGCCAAGTAGGCATGGTGTTTGAAATGTACAGAAACTGTGGTGGATTCTTCACGCTGTTGGAAGAGACGATTAGGGACACGCTTGAAGAAAAAGACATTGAGAAAAGAGAAAACGGTGAGGTATTTGAAATGAAGGTGGCAATGAAGTTGGGAAGAAGCGTTTCGGAGCTGAGACGCCTTGCCTCAAAATCTGCTTCCTGTGGTATGGAAGGAATGGTCGTAGATGAATTCGCCAGCAAGCTCTTTTAA